In Ostrea edulis chromosome 6, xbOstEdul1.1, whole genome shotgun sequence, a single window of DNA contains:
- the LOC125646515 gene encoding 227 kDa spindle- and centromere-associated protein-like isoform X2, with translation MLKTYPGFLIVWLTVVSKPVYGQTIYKSSMTNLNALDPTVKDQMLSLVEESMRTSFLKLSAQFKDRLDDLRIDMSHRDTELYVEIYNLKETLKRQGFTLESQSANRSELGQESRELSFKLASLEKEIKETSKESENKIKILKKKLDVLENENRMMSSRLDATQMTFMSMASHSSLRNNDSDDVSVDIVHKLKLMDDRLNDLNETIHDNHNSTADMTRLVTTLNSDLMTLNSSIDALNISVNSNSYRITSQENLMKVETKKLIQSGQMCSDGLTVLRGNYNLTMSNIENMKTTQREISSDLKDHIVMVYSLAGSLNTTIEGLGHLEKKLNVNLTNFQMETQSFWKRELGNLQSNISDITNTSNVLKTSIQNLSSQNTERRLSVKKLSLNVSTLQSNVEQLRHEQNETNANMEIRLQQTTTKADNARLLSISTSIRKSVEECEKNISDIQSGNVENGVEIKLLQNQFRSVTSNVSHFQTLISQNSIKTENLTFLINVTRQDHAELRTSVTTLESNFSLLQQNEEKTGIRMKTLDSDWSSFRSQYRMEMNSIQDSVNSTREDYKGLTALSEANSASCQSSVTAVNTSLNQFTERFSSVNASIAKFEQDLTTSKALMESSKFQIRNITTTVEELQTQMNTTGPAVNSRLSSLLQSITNHDSRITNISSIVTSHSTSISSLQSNLNVAVAINNAQNVSISRIDRTIISLVPVRLVGGSTSREGRVEVFNSGTWGTVCDDSWGSADAKVVCRMLGYTGSTLVTQLYISRSYTAIGSAHFGQGSGQIWLDDVACSGSETSIFLCPNSGLGTHNCGHGEDASVRCT, from the exons ATGCTGAAAACGTATCCTGGATTTCTTATAGTCTGGCTGACAGTGGTAAGCAAACCTGTGTATGGTCAAACAATTTATAAATCCTCAATGACTAATTTGAATGCGCTTGATCCGACTGTAAAAGATCAAATGCTAAGCCTGGTGGAGGAATCAATGAGAACGAGTTTCTTGAAACTCAGTGCACAATTCAAAGACAGGTTGGATGACCTGCGAATTGACATGAGCCACCGAGATACGGAACTGTACGTAGAAATCTACAATTTAAAGGAAACTTTAAAACGACAAGGATTTACTCTAGAAAGTCAATCGGCAAATCGGAGCGAACTTGGGCAAGAAAGTCGCGAATTGTCCTTCAAATTGGCGTCGTTAGAGAAAGAAATAAAAGAGACTTCAAAAGAAAGCGAAAACAAAATcaagattttgaagaaaaaattggATGTTCTGGAAAACGAAAATAGAATGATGTCATCTAGGCTAGATGCAACACAAATGACGTTCATGTCAATGGCTTCCCACTCATCACTAAGGAATAATGATTCTGATGACGTTTCTGTGGATATCGTACACAaactaaaactgatggatgatAGACTGAACGATCTCAATGAAACTATTCATGATAATCATAACTCTACAGCAGATATGACGAGGTTGGTGACAACCCTAAATTCAGATCTAATGACTCTAAACAGTTCTATCGACGCTTTAAATATCTCTGTAAACTCAAACTCATACAGAATCACAAGCCAAGAAAACCTGATGAAAGTGGAAACAAAAAAACTAATCCAAAGTGGACAAATGTGTAGCGATGGTTTGACAGTCCTAAGAGGTAATTACAATTTAACAATGTCGAACAtcgaaaatatgaaaaccaCGCAAAGAGAAATATCGTCAGATCTGAAGGATCACATAGTTATGGTTTACTCGCTTGCAGGCTCCCTGAATACCACGATAGAAGGACTGGGACACCTGGAAAAGAAATTGAATGTAAACttgactaattttcaaatgGAAACTCAATCATTTTGGAAAAGAGAACTCGGTAATCTGCAATCTAACATATCCGATATTACAAATACAAGCAATGTCCTGAAAACATCGATACAAAACCTTTCGTCGCAGAACACAGAGCGCAGATTGTCAGTGAAGAAGTTAAGTCTGAATGTTTCCACGTTACAGTCAAACGTTGAACAACTGAGGCATGAGCAAAATGAAACAAACGCAAATATGGAAATCAGGCTGCAGCAGACGACTACTAAGGCCGATAACGCTCGTCTGCTGTCTATCAGCACTTCAATACGGAAGTCAGTAGAGGAGTGCGAGAAAAATATCAGTGATATCCAGTCAGGAAATGTTGAAAACGGTGTAGAAATTAAACTTCTGCAGAATCAGTTTCGCAGTGTAACATCAAATGTATCTCACTTTCAAACTCTAATTAGTCAAAATTCAATCAAAACTGAAAATCTTACATTTCTCATCAATGTGACTCGACAAGACCACGCTGAATTAAGAACCTCTGTCACTACTTTGGAAAGTAACTTTTCTCTTCTCCAGCAAAACGAGGAAAAGACTGGTATAAGAATGAAGACCCTGGACTCCGATTGGTCGTCTTTCCGATCTCAATACAGGATGGAAATGAATTCTATCCAGGACAGCGTGAACTCCACTAGGGAGGATTATAAAGGTCTAACAGCTCTTAGTGAAGCCAACAGCGCTTCCTGTCAGTCCAGTGTAACAGCTGTCAATACGTCCCTGAACCAATTCACGGAACGATTTTCTTCAGTTAATGCTTCTattgcaaaatttgaacaagATTTAACAACATCCAAAGCTCTGATGGAAAGTTCGAAATTCCAAATCCGCAACATCACTACCACTGTCGAGGAACTTCAAACTCAAATGAACACCACAG GTCCGGCCGTCAATAGCCGACTGTCGTCTCTGCTCCAATCCATTACTAACCACGACAGTAGAATAACGAATATATCATCGATAGTGACGTCACACAGCACCAGTATATCCTCCCTCCAGAGCAACCTAAATGTTGCTGTTGCTATCAACAACGCTCAAAATGTGTCCATTTCACGAATAGACAGGACCATAATTTCACTCG TTCCTGTTCGATTGGTCGGTGGATCCACTTCGAGAGAAGGGCGTGTAGAGGTTTTTAATTCTGGAACATGGGGAACTGTGTGTGATGATAGCTGGGGCAGTGCGGACGCCAAAGTTGTGTGTAGGATGCTGGGGTATACAGG TTCAACACTAGTTACACAGCTTTACATCTCCAG GTCGTATACCGCTATTGGGAGTGCTCACTTTGGACAAGGCTCGGGTCAGATCTGGCTGGATGATGTAGCTTGCTCTGGATCAGAAACCTCAATTTTCTTATGCCCCAATAGTGGACTCGGCACTCATAACTGTGGACACGGCGAGGACGCTTCTGTTAGATGCACATAG
- the LOC125646515 gene encoding 227 kDa spindle- and centromere-associated protein-like isoform X3: MLKTYPGFLIVWLTVVSKPVYGQTIYKSSMTNLNALDPTVKDQMLSLVEESMRTSFLKLSAQFKDRLDDLRIDMSHRDTELYVEIYNLKETLKRQGFTLESQSANRSELGQESRELSFKLASLEKEIKETSKESENKIKILKKKLDVLENENRMMSSRLDATQMTFMSMASHSSLRNNDSDDVSVDIVHKLKLMDDRLNDLNETIHDNHNSTADMTRLVTTLNSDLMTLNSSIDALNISVNSNSYRITSQENLMKVETKKLIQSGQMCSDGLTVLRGNYNLTMSNIENMKTTQREISSDLKDHIVMVYSLAGSLNTTIEGLGHLEKKLNVNLTNFQMETQSFWKRELGNLQSNISDITNTSNVLKTSIQNLSSQNTERRLSVKKLSLNVSTLQSNVEQLRHEQNETNANMEIRLQQTTTKADNARLLSISTSIRKSVEECEKNISDIQSGNVENGVEIKLLQNQFRSVTSNVSHFQTLISQNSIKTENLTFLINVTRQDHAELRTSVTTLESNFSLLQQNEEKTGIRMKTLDSDWSSFRSQYRMEMNSIQDSVNSTREDYKGLTALSEANSASCQSSVTAVNTSLNQFTERFSSVNASIAKFEQDLTTSKALMESSKFQIRNITTTVEELQTQMNTTGPAVNSRLSSLLQSITNHDSRITNISSIVTSHSTSISSLQSNLNVAVAINNAQNVSISRIDRTIISLVPVRLVGGSTSREGRVEVFNSGTWGTVCDDSWGSADAKVVCRMLGYTGSYTAIGSAHFGQGSGQIWLDDVACSGSETSIFLCPNSGLGTHNCGHGEDASVRCT, from the exons ATGCTGAAAACGTATCCTGGATTTCTTATAGTCTGGCTGACAGTGGTAAGCAAACCTGTGTATGGTCAAACAATTTATAAATCCTCAATGACTAATTTGAATGCGCTTGATCCGACTGTAAAAGATCAAATGCTAAGCCTGGTGGAGGAATCAATGAGAACGAGTTTCTTGAAACTCAGTGCACAATTCAAAGACAGGTTGGATGACCTGCGAATTGACATGAGCCACCGAGATACGGAACTGTACGTAGAAATCTACAATTTAAAGGAAACTTTAAAACGACAAGGATTTACTCTAGAAAGTCAATCGGCAAATCGGAGCGAACTTGGGCAAGAAAGTCGCGAATTGTCCTTCAAATTGGCGTCGTTAGAGAAAGAAATAAAAGAGACTTCAAAAGAAAGCGAAAACAAAATcaagattttgaagaaaaaattggATGTTCTGGAAAACGAAAATAGAATGATGTCATCTAGGCTAGATGCAACACAAATGACGTTCATGTCAATGGCTTCCCACTCATCACTAAGGAATAATGATTCTGATGACGTTTCTGTGGATATCGTACACAaactaaaactgatggatgatAGACTGAACGATCTCAATGAAACTATTCATGATAATCATAACTCTACAGCAGATATGACGAGGTTGGTGACAACCCTAAATTCAGATCTAATGACTCTAAACAGTTCTATCGACGCTTTAAATATCTCTGTAAACTCAAACTCATACAGAATCACAAGCCAAGAAAACCTGATGAAAGTGGAAACAAAAAAACTAATCCAAAGTGGACAAATGTGTAGCGATGGTTTGACAGTCCTAAGAGGTAATTACAATTTAACAATGTCGAACAtcgaaaatatgaaaaccaCGCAAAGAGAAATATCGTCAGATCTGAAGGATCACATAGTTATGGTTTACTCGCTTGCAGGCTCCCTGAATACCACGATAGAAGGACTGGGACACCTGGAAAAGAAATTGAATGTAAACttgactaattttcaaatgGAAACTCAATCATTTTGGAAAAGAGAACTCGGTAATCTGCAATCTAACATATCCGATATTACAAATACAAGCAATGTCCTGAAAACATCGATACAAAACCTTTCGTCGCAGAACACAGAGCGCAGATTGTCAGTGAAGAAGTTAAGTCTGAATGTTTCCACGTTACAGTCAAACGTTGAACAACTGAGGCATGAGCAAAATGAAACAAACGCAAATATGGAAATCAGGCTGCAGCAGACGACTACTAAGGCCGATAACGCTCGTCTGCTGTCTATCAGCACTTCAATACGGAAGTCAGTAGAGGAGTGCGAGAAAAATATCAGTGATATCCAGTCAGGAAATGTTGAAAACGGTGTAGAAATTAAACTTCTGCAGAATCAGTTTCGCAGTGTAACATCAAATGTATCTCACTTTCAAACTCTAATTAGTCAAAATTCAATCAAAACTGAAAATCTTACATTTCTCATCAATGTGACTCGACAAGACCACGCTGAATTAAGAACCTCTGTCACTACTTTGGAAAGTAACTTTTCTCTTCTCCAGCAAAACGAGGAAAAGACTGGTATAAGAATGAAGACCCTGGACTCCGATTGGTCGTCTTTCCGATCTCAATACAGGATGGAAATGAATTCTATCCAGGACAGCGTGAACTCCACTAGGGAGGATTATAAAGGTCTAACAGCTCTTAGTGAAGCCAACAGCGCTTCCTGTCAGTCCAGTGTAACAGCTGTCAATACGTCCCTGAACCAATTCACGGAACGATTTTCTTCAGTTAATGCTTCTattgcaaaatttgaacaagATTTAACAACATCCAAAGCTCTGATGGAAAGTTCGAAATTCCAAATCCGCAACATCACTACCACTGTCGAGGAACTTCAAACTCAAATGAACACCACAG GTCCGGCCGTCAATAGCCGACTGTCGTCTCTGCTCCAATCCATTACTAACCACGACAGTAGAATAACGAATATATCATCGATAGTGACGTCACACAGCACCAGTATATCCTCCCTCCAGAGCAACCTAAATGTTGCTGTTGCTATCAACAACGCTCAAAATGTGTCCATTTCACGAATAGACAGGACCATAATTTCACTCG TTCCTGTTCGATTGGTCGGTGGATCCACTTCGAGAGAAGGGCGTGTAGAGGTTTTTAATTCTGGAACATGGGGAACTGTGTGTGATGATAGCTGGGGCAGTGCGGACGCCAAAGTTGTGTGTAGGATGCTGGGGTATACAGG GTCGTATACCGCTATTGGGAGTGCTCACTTTGGACAAGGCTCGGGTCAGATCTGGCTGGATGATGTAGCTTGCTCTGGATCAGAAACCTCAATTTTCTTATGCCCCAATAGTGGACTCGGCACTCATAACTGTGGACACGGCGAGGACGCTTCTGTTAGATGCACATAG
- the LOC125646515 gene encoding 227 kDa spindle- and centromere-associated protein-like isoform X1, giving the protein MLKTYPGFLIVWLTVVSKPVYGQTIYKSSMTNLNALDPTVKDQMLSLVEESMRTSFLKLSAQFKDRLDDLRIDMSHRDTELYVEIYNLKETLKRQGFTLESQSANRSELGQESRELSFKLASLEKEIKETSKESENKIKILKKKLDVLENENRMMSSRLDATQMTFMSMASHSSLRNNDSDDVSVDIVHKLKLMDDRLNDLNETIHDNHNSTADMTRLVTTLNSDLMTLNSSIDALNISVNSNSYRITSQENLMKVETKKLIQSGQMCSDGLTVLRGNYNLTMSNIENMKTTQREISSDLKDHIVMVYSLAGSLNTTIEGLGHLEKKLNVNLTNFQMETQSFWKRELGNLQSNISDITNTSNVLKTSIQNLSSQNTERRLSVKKLSLNVSTLQSNVEQLRHEQNETNANMEIRLQQTTTKADNARLLSISTSIRKSVEECEKNISDIQSGNVENGVEIKLLQNQFRSVTSNVSHFQTLISQNSIKTENLTFLINVTRQDHAELRTSVTTLESNFSLLQQNEEKTGIRMKTLDSDWSSFRSQYRMEMNSIQDSVNSTREDYKGLTALSEANSASCQSSVTAVNTSLNQFTERFSSVNASIAKFEQDLTTSKALMESSKFQIRNITTTVEELQTQMNTTGPAVNSRLSSLLQSITNHDSRITNISSIVTSHSTSISSLQSNLNVAVAINNAQNVSISRIDRTIISLVPVRLVGGSTSREGRVEVFNSGTWGTVCDDSWGSADAKVVCRMLGYTGDLIYLTSPKVQAAIDEMSKHARQSLLHYKDKSVVDRVPMVTTYHPVLKDLNKILKKHIPIFHMNSRMAEVFIEHPMTAFRRPRNLKDMVVRTKSENPLPNGAL; this is encoded by the exons ATGCTGAAAACGTATCCTGGATTTCTTATAGTCTGGCTGACAGTGGTAAGCAAACCTGTGTATGGTCAAACAATTTATAAATCCTCAATGACTAATTTGAATGCGCTTGATCCGACTGTAAAAGATCAAATGCTAAGCCTGGTGGAGGAATCAATGAGAACGAGTTTCTTGAAACTCAGTGCACAATTCAAAGACAGGTTGGATGACCTGCGAATTGACATGAGCCACCGAGATACGGAACTGTACGTAGAAATCTACAATTTAAAGGAAACTTTAAAACGACAAGGATTTACTCTAGAAAGTCAATCGGCAAATCGGAGCGAACTTGGGCAAGAAAGTCGCGAATTGTCCTTCAAATTGGCGTCGTTAGAGAAAGAAATAAAAGAGACTTCAAAAGAAAGCGAAAACAAAATcaagattttgaagaaaaaattggATGTTCTGGAAAACGAAAATAGAATGATGTCATCTAGGCTAGATGCAACACAAATGACGTTCATGTCAATGGCTTCCCACTCATCACTAAGGAATAATGATTCTGATGACGTTTCTGTGGATATCGTACACAaactaaaactgatggatgatAGACTGAACGATCTCAATGAAACTATTCATGATAATCATAACTCTACAGCAGATATGACGAGGTTGGTGACAACCCTAAATTCAGATCTAATGACTCTAAACAGTTCTATCGACGCTTTAAATATCTCTGTAAACTCAAACTCATACAGAATCACAAGCCAAGAAAACCTGATGAAAGTGGAAACAAAAAAACTAATCCAAAGTGGACAAATGTGTAGCGATGGTTTGACAGTCCTAAGAGGTAATTACAATTTAACAATGTCGAACAtcgaaaatatgaaaaccaCGCAAAGAGAAATATCGTCAGATCTGAAGGATCACATAGTTATGGTTTACTCGCTTGCAGGCTCCCTGAATACCACGATAGAAGGACTGGGACACCTGGAAAAGAAATTGAATGTAAACttgactaattttcaaatgGAAACTCAATCATTTTGGAAAAGAGAACTCGGTAATCTGCAATCTAACATATCCGATATTACAAATACAAGCAATGTCCTGAAAACATCGATACAAAACCTTTCGTCGCAGAACACAGAGCGCAGATTGTCAGTGAAGAAGTTAAGTCTGAATGTTTCCACGTTACAGTCAAACGTTGAACAACTGAGGCATGAGCAAAATGAAACAAACGCAAATATGGAAATCAGGCTGCAGCAGACGACTACTAAGGCCGATAACGCTCGTCTGCTGTCTATCAGCACTTCAATACGGAAGTCAGTAGAGGAGTGCGAGAAAAATATCAGTGATATCCAGTCAGGAAATGTTGAAAACGGTGTAGAAATTAAACTTCTGCAGAATCAGTTTCGCAGTGTAACATCAAATGTATCTCACTTTCAAACTCTAATTAGTCAAAATTCAATCAAAACTGAAAATCTTACATTTCTCATCAATGTGACTCGACAAGACCACGCTGAATTAAGAACCTCTGTCACTACTTTGGAAAGTAACTTTTCTCTTCTCCAGCAAAACGAGGAAAAGACTGGTATAAGAATGAAGACCCTGGACTCCGATTGGTCGTCTTTCCGATCTCAATACAGGATGGAAATGAATTCTATCCAGGACAGCGTGAACTCCACTAGGGAGGATTATAAAGGTCTAACAGCTCTTAGTGAAGCCAACAGCGCTTCCTGTCAGTCCAGTGTAACAGCTGTCAATACGTCCCTGAACCAATTCACGGAACGATTTTCTTCAGTTAATGCTTCTattgcaaaatttgaacaagATTTAACAACATCCAAAGCTCTGATGGAAAGTTCGAAATTCCAAATCCGCAACATCACTACCACTGTCGAGGAACTTCAAACTCAAATGAACACCACAG GTCCGGCCGTCAATAGCCGACTGTCGTCTCTGCTCCAATCCATTACTAACCACGACAGTAGAATAACGAATATATCATCGATAGTGACGTCACACAGCACCAGTATATCCTCCCTCCAGAGCAACCTAAATGTTGCTGTTGCTATCAACAACGCTCAAAATGTGTCCATTTCACGAATAGACAGGACCATAATTTCACTCG TTCCTGTTCGATTGGTCGGTGGATCCACTTCGAGAGAAGGGCGTGTAGAGGTTTTTAATTCTGGAACATGGGGAACTGTGTGTGATGATAGCTGGGGCAGTGCGGACGCCAAAGTTGTGTGTAGGATGCTGGGGTATACAGG ggatttgatatatttgacATCCCCAAAAGTGCAAGCAGCTATTGATGAGATGTCGAAACACGCCAGACAATCCCTACTACATTATAAAGACAAATCGGTAGTTGACAGAGTCCCAATGGTTACTACGTATCACCCTGTTTTGAAAGACCTAAACAAAATTCTGAAGAAGCATATTCCCATTTTTCACATGAACTCAAGAATGGCCGAGGTCTTCATAGAACATCCTATGACTGCCTTCAGACGTCCGAGAAATCTGAAAGACATGGTGGTGCGAACCAAATCGGAGAATCCTTTGCCCAATGGGGCTTTATAA